One genomic segment of Salinigranum rubrum includes these proteins:
- a CDS encoding metal-dependent hydrolase, whose translation MYRNGHYGVALLAFAPVGVALVTAGLVEFAFVVGAGALWLAMLPDVDHRIPGIAHRGITHTIWFALLVGAALGAVGFAVGQVGFGAPYGPETLALVGAATGFLSVGAHLIADALTPMGIRPLWPLSGRKFTLSVVTADSRVGNYGLLSLGVFVTAAWVGVLFVG comes from the coding sequence GTGTATCGCAACGGCCACTACGGCGTCGCGTTGCTCGCGTTCGCACCGGTCGGCGTCGCCCTCGTAACGGCCGGTCTGGTCGAGTTCGCGTTCGTCGTGGGCGCGGGAGCGCTCTGGCTGGCGATGCTCCCCGACGTCGACCACCGGATTCCCGGAATCGCCCACCGGGGAATCACCCACACGATATGGTTCGCCCTGCTCGTCGGGGCGGCGCTTGGCGCAGTGGGCTTCGCGGTCGGTCAGGTCGGATTCGGCGCGCCGTACGGCCCCGAGACGCTGGCGCTGGTCGGCGCGGCGACCGGATTCCTGAGCGTCGGCGCGCACCTTATAGCCGATGCGCTGACGCCGATGGGGATCAGACCCCTCTGGCCGCTGTCGGGGCGGAAGTTCACCCTCTCTGTCGTCACCGCCGACAGCCGGGTCGGCAACTACGGCCTCCTCTCGCTCGGCGTGTTCGTGACCGCGGCGTGGGTCGGCGTGTTGTTCGTGGGCTAG